The Maylandia zebra isolate NMK-2024a linkage group LG4, Mzebra_GT3a, whole genome shotgun sequence genome segment GCCAGCACGAATCACATCAACCAAGGCTATTGACAGCTGTGGCTTTCCAATGATATTTAAGCCTGGTAATTTTAAGAATTTAGTGAGGAATTGTCTATTCCGATAAGGACTGTAGGCTATTTAAaggtgcatttttatttatttttttttagcttaaaacacatgtagacatgTTAAATAAATTAATGGATTTATCAATTTAAAAGAAGTCAAGAGAAAGAAATTAGTTCCAGCcacacattttgagttattagcAAGTACCATGCTTTTTCAGTGTACCAATTACCTTTtttgaatatattttttaaattaaatgtattaGGTCAGTGACACCAACACCACCAGGAATAAACCATCAACTTGAAGCTGTGAAACAGGACTTCTCAAacgtctgtcttttacacagtCCACGAGTTTTAACTTGTTAGCAATGGAGAGCATTTATATCTAATAACTTCAATTTGCCACTGGATGGCGccaatacatacatatatacgtaCAGATATTTGTCATCAGTAATCTAGAACACGAATCTACTCCATCACTAGCTGTGACGTGTGGGACTGATAAATATATTCAGTGGAGGGTAAAAATTCcaccttttctttcattttaagtCTTACACTATTACTTTTACACTGTGCATCTACATGTTAGAAGatcaagtatttaaaaaaaatacagcagtcCTCACTCTGTATTTTGAAACTATTCTGCCACCTCGATTTTCTACATTTACTCTAATTGAATAATAAGCGAAAGCCCATACCATTAACACTCTGGTTTGCCAGTGTAAAAATAGTTTAGCTTAAGTATTGAAGGAGTTTGCATGCTGAAACTATTAACAGCACAAGACGAACTGCATTGTAGATAATTATTATCAGTGTATGACCACCGTAGTGACGACTGCACAGTGGTTATAAAAAGTATATTGTACACAATCACATGTTTTCTCCATAAATAATCACAAATGTTCCTCTGCTCCTGCCAAGGTACATAAAGCATTAGTCATCTgatgtgtgtttgatttatttatgcatttattgaCAGCAAGTACAGAAAAAAAGTCCAAATCACAAAACAGTGTAATATGGATTGGATTTTGATGCCTCTGTGAGAGCCACTCGCTCAAATGAAACATTTGCTTCCTTCCAAGGAAACACACAAATTTAGACAAAACACATACACAGAATGAAATAGTACCTCGAATACCTTGGCCTATCCTTAGGTGTGTTGCACCCAAAGGGAAGTTTAACAAAAGGGAAATTCCTGCAATTAACTCAAGGTGAGCTCAGCAGAAAGAATCTGCACTGTCCTGCCAGAGTGTGCCGAGTTACCTGAGGTATCTTTTTCTCCTCAACCCTTAAGATTGTCAACAGCAAAACCTCCTGaagagtacaaaaaaaacaaggggtgggtgggggggatattttactttttaacagAGATCTTTATCATTTTGATATCAGCTGAGCAGAGTAGCCTTGTGGGCAAGAGGAAATATGGATCAAATAACAAAacagccacagccacccagTGCAATTCCTCAATGACAGGACAATGGGCCGTCTGACACCACATAAATGTGAATGCCCTGAAAAGAACAGTGCCGTTTTTGTTTGCTGGTTCGAACAGAGACatctatacatacacacactgatGTGTCACACCACACCAGGACCCCGTTCATCAGCAATGTCTGTAACATTTAATGTACGATGGAAAGAGCAGGAGTTATCTTGAGGCTCAGTCAGACATCGTCACTGTTTTCTACACCTTTGATCGCTCGGTGAATTGATATACGACTGGAATAACTTCATTTTTGTTATGTGGAGGAGGAATGAAAGTAGATGGAGTGATGTTTAAAACAAGGCTCTCTGAGGAGGAATATTGGTCAAATTCAGATTCGGCTTTCCCACTTTGACACTTACAAAACAAATTTatatttgtgttgttgtttttaagcctTTTTGCATACATAACCTTCTACACTAGCATATCAGTTCTAAGAAACAGAATTTCTAAAAACTTGAGAAGAAGGGGTTAAATTGAATTATTTgcaaagaataagaaaaaaaatgaaaaagagaggTTGCAATTTAcataacacaaaaaaaagagtattTGAGCATCAGTGGAGTcatcaaagacaaaaacaccaggGGTGGTCACCTTGTAGTGCTGCTCATGACCAGTGAGTCCAGTTGaggacagaaatctgcaacacACTGTAACATTTGACTCAAATCTGCTCTGTCAGTGTTGGGTCCTGGAAGTTTCTGTCTGAGGTAACAGGCTTCACCTTTGGTTGCTTTGTTTGTACAAGTCGTGATAGGCTGATTCCCCTCCTGCCTGTGGCGAGTGTGTATCCTCATGTTTATGCAGAGAGCTATCAGTCGATCAAACGGTCAACTCACAGGCGTCTATGGTCCGAGATTCAGCTATTTCTCTGGATTCAGTCACTGTTGTGTTTAACCATGCCTAGAAGATCCTTTGTCGCGTGTTCTCCTGTAACTCCAAAGCATGCCGCCACGCAGTATTTCTCTCCTTGGAGTCCATTTTGCCACCTTCCTTCGCTGCCATGCAGGATCATTGATAAATATGTTCAAAGTATTGAGGCTGAGGATTCTCTTTCACGTATTTCTGAATGTACCAGCAGGTCAGGTGAGCTTTCAGGTCCTCTTCCACCACAAAATCCATGGCTGCCTGCAATGACATGGTGCATAACAGCTCACATCAAAATCATCTGGCCTTTCCTAGGACAACAATTTAAGTGGAAACATTTTCGATTCTCAATGTATGGTACACTTTTTTAGCTGCTcataaatgcaaatatctaatcagctaaTCACATGGCAGAACCTCAAAAAGGAATGTAAACATGATCAAGGAAACCTCCTGAAATTCAAACCATGCATGAGAATAGAGGAGAAAGGTTGATTTAAGAGACTTGGAATGTTCCTGGTGTCATATTAGCTGATCTGAGATTTTCAaaaacaagctgatctacaggGATTTTCCAACACAGCCATATTatgggtttacagagaatggcaATAATCGAGAAACTTGCTTGTGAGGAGAATGCACAGACTGTTTTAAGCTGATTAGAAGACAATAGTTACAACTTAGATAACCAGTAATTAAAACTCAAGTATGAAGAAGACCGTCTCTGAATTAAGACCATGTCAAACCTTGAAGGAGAAgcgctacagcagcagaagaccccACTACGTGCCACTCCTATCagataagaacaggaaactgacgCTACTATTTGCACAGGCTCacaaaattggacaacagaagattagTAAAACATTGAGTCTTAAGCTCTGATGTGACATTCAGaaggtagggtcagaatttagtGTAAACAATATGAAAGGATAGCTCCACCCTGCTTTACGTCAACAATTCAGCCTGATGGTGGTTTAATGGTGTGGAGGATATTTTCTCGGCACACTTTTGGCACCTTAATACCAACTGAGCATTGCCAGAGCCTACCTTCTTGTTTCGTGAACAAACGCAAAATCTGGGTTTAAAAAATTACTTTGGCAAGGTGTTTGGCGATTCCTCTCCCTCTGTAAGCATCTGGAACTTCGGTGTGCTGCAGGTCCACCGTCTTTTTCCCAACATACTCGTACAGAAGAACCGCACGATCATGGGATCCTAAGAGCAAACACAAATATTATCTCTGGCAGAGGTTGGTCTTCACCTCCACTATTGCAAGGATTTACTAATTATCGGAAAAAacatgaccccccccccccccaaaacaaacaaagaacagaACCTGCAGAAGCCTGCCACCCTGCTTGTGCACACTACAAGTTTCATCCCACAATTACTTCAACGTTTCAGCATTTTAAAGCTGACTCTAAGTGCCCCAGTTACATTATTAAGGTGTGGTAGCAGATTTTAATTTGCATGTAGCGCTGCAACATGGCTGCAGGGAAAGACGAGGCACGAGTGGCCAGGTGCAGGCATGCCCTTGTGAAGGAAGGGTCGTGTTGCTGGGTGAAGAAAAGATAAAGATCTCCATTCAGCACAACAATGGCATCCACCATTTTCCTCTTAACAGCTGACCCACAACTGACCAGGACAAACACGACTACTGACACACTTAAAACAGTAATATTAGTGTGTCGTAAAGGATTAATATATATAAAACGAAGAAGACTGtgtaaaactttaaaatatgtttaaagcACTTGAACTGAACGCTTGAAAGGAAGTAGCACAGCACATTTGGAGGCCTGGCAGATAAAATGCTGACTCTGGAAAGCTGAAATGGTGTTTGAATCTTAATATAACCGTAGGGGAAGGTATTTTGCTACAAATGAGTTTTACTTGGAAGATTAATACTGGAATTTGTGTATTTGGGATTGTGTGCTTTTCAAATTTGCGTGCTTGGTTTGAGGTCTGGAGGCCAAATACTTTGGT includes the following:
- the natd1 gene encoding protein NATD1; protein product: MAQAAQTNAFDANNSPIRVEHDKKRRQFVIRLNGSHDRAVLLYEYVGKKTVDLQHTEVPDAYRGRGIAKHLAKAAMDFVVEEDLKAHLTCWYIQKYVKENPQPQYFEHIYQ